In the Bicyclus anynana chromosome 6, ilBicAnyn1.1, whole genome shotgun sequence genome, one interval contains:
- the LOC112053946 gene encoding ethanolamine kinase, with protein MSRICDPAGHKYIPVEVEELDIYTGIYEILSAIRPEWPQGNIKFKVFTDGITNKLVACQLDSVNSSENNKNIVLVRIYGNKTDLLIDRDAEVRNITVLNKAGLAPKIYGVFKNGLSYEYYPGVTLTTETVTDVRISRLVARQMAKMHKIQLGEEIPKEPMVWDKIEQFLSLIPEKFTDANKHARFTNSFGSITRLRIEFERLKSHLIKTESPIVFAHNDLLLGNVIYNESKGTVSFIDYEYASYNYQAYDIANHFNEFVGISIDNMDYSRYPSKDFQMNWIRVYLAEYLDSPSPPQTQVEDIYKEVQRLSLVSHFKWGIWSLVQYELSAIDFDFGGYAEMRLNRYFEEKNAVFKELL; from the exons ATGTCTCGAATTTGTGATCCCGCTGGTCATAAATATATTCCAGTAGAAGTTGAAGAGTTGGATATATATACAGGAATTTATGAAATTCTTTCTGCTATTAGACCAGAGTGGCCTCAgggaaacattaaatttaag GTGTTTACCGATGGAATTACTAATAAATTAGTTGCGTGTCAGTTGGATTCTGTTAATAGTTCTGAAAATAATAAGAACATTGTGCTTGTGAGAATATACGGAAACAAAACTGATTTACTTATTGATAGAGATGCTGAAGTCag gaaCATAACAGTGCTTAACAAAGCTGGATTGGCACCAAAAATCTATGGTGTATTTAAAAATGGTTTATCCTATGAGTATTACCCTGGTGTAACTCTAACCACAGAGACAGTAACTGATGTAAGGATATCACGTCTTGTGGCTCGACAGATGGCTAAAATGCACAAAATACAACTGGGTGAAGAG ataCCAAAGGAACCAATGGTATGGGACAAAATTGAACAATTCCTAAGTTTAATACCTGAAAAATTTACAGACGCAAATAAACATGCcag ATTTACAAATAGTTTTGGATCAATAACAAGGCTCAGGATAGAATTTGAACGTCTAAAATCACACCTTATAAAAACAGAGAGCCCAATTGTGTTTGCTCACAATGATTTGCTTCTAGGAAACGTGATCTACAACGAATCTAAAGGGACAGTTTCTTTCATAGATTACGAATATGCCTCATATAATTATCAAGCCTATGATATAGCAAATCATTTTAATGAATTTGttg GTATATCGATTGATAACATGGATTACAGCCGTTATCCGAGCAAAGATTTTCAAATGAACTGGATACGGGTGTATCTGGCTGAGTATTTGGATAGCCCGTCGCCGCCCCAAACGCAAGTTGAGGACATTTACAAAGAAGTACAACGCTTGTCTCTGGTGTCTCATTTTAAGTGGGGCATTTGGTCGTTGGTCCAATACGAGCTGTCCGCAATTGACTTCGACTTTGGCGG gtacgCGGAAATGCGGCTCAACagatattttgaagaaaaaaatgcGGTATTCAAGGAATTACTGTGA